One stretch of Natronolimnobius baerhuensis DNA includes these proteins:
- a CDS encoding amidohydrolase: MTAAADRLVTNAEIHTLSDPETVFEAMAIRDGEIVRLGDSSELEFLNGVETDVIDCDGRVVLPGFIDAHTHMEQLGQHLVHADLSAATSADECLELLAAEGDRTASAVAADADSDAAPADERSDDWIIGFGYDESTWTDRGHRLTRVDLDAVSETRPVAALRVDLHTVSLNSVALERLADEMPDSDIVYEDGDPVGIAVEDAAEVVRREVAADREQMRDLLTAAAEYAVARGVTGVHDKVRSDTSPRVYRELAAAGELPIRVRIDYWSDYLEALSKVGLVTNAGNDRVQTGAIKSFSDGSIGSRTAKLREPYTDADVDDESETEDEPTSGQWVVDPAELTSIVERADDARFQLSVHAIGDEAIEETLSALEETADPADSRHRIEHAELATDDQLERMADAGIVASMQPNFHRWADEGGLYDQRLGRERRERSNPLGRVLEVGAPLAFGSDGMPLGPLLGVHHAVNAPSEDQRLSVTEALRAYTRGAAYAGFDEDRLGTLAVGKRADFVVLEASPWDQPERIGEIDVALTAVDGEVVFERE; the protein is encoded by the coding sequence CCGCGACGGCGAGATCGTCCGTCTCGGCGACAGCTCCGAACTCGAGTTTCTCAACGGCGTCGAGACGGACGTGATCGACTGCGACGGGCGCGTCGTCCTGCCGGGCTTTATCGACGCCCACACGCACATGGAGCAGCTAGGACAGCACCTCGTTCACGCCGATCTGTCGGCCGCGACGAGCGCAGACGAGTGCCTCGAGTTGCTCGCTGCGGAGGGCGACCGGACGGCGAGTGCGGTTGCGGCCGACGCTGACAGCGACGCGGCTCCCGCCGACGAGAGGTCCGACGACTGGATCATCGGCTTCGGCTACGACGAGAGCACCTGGACCGACCGCGGCCACCGACTCACGCGGGTCGACCTCGACGCCGTCAGCGAGACGCGCCCGGTCGCCGCCCTTCGCGTCGACCTCCACACCGTTTCGCTGAACTCGGTTGCCCTCGAGCGCCTCGCCGACGAGATGCCGGACTCGGATATCGTCTACGAGGACGGCGACCCAGTTGGTATCGCCGTCGAGGACGCCGCCGAAGTCGTTCGCCGCGAGGTGGCAGCCGACCGCGAACAGATGCGTGACTTGCTCACTGCTGCCGCTGAATACGCCGTTGCCCGTGGCGTCACCGGCGTCCACGATAAGGTCCGAAGCGATACGAGTCCGCGCGTCTACCGCGAGCTTGCGGCTGCTGGCGAGTTGCCGATTCGCGTGCGAATCGACTACTGGAGCGACTACCTCGAGGCCCTCTCAAAAGTCGGACTCGTCACGAACGCGGGCAACGACCGCGTCCAGACGGGCGCGATCAAGTCCTTCTCGGACGGCAGCATCGGGAGCCGGACGGCGAAGCTCCGCGAGCCGTACACAGACGCGGATGTGGATGATGAAAGCGAGACGGAGGACGAACCGACGAGCGGCCAGTGGGTCGTCGATCCCGCGGAACTGACCAGTATCGTCGAACGAGCCGACGATGCGCGGTTTCAGCTCTCGGTTCATGCCATCGGCGACGAGGCAATTGAGGAGACGCTCTCGGCGCTCGAGGAGACCGCTGATCCAGCCGACAGCCGACACCGGATCGAACACGCCGAACTCGCGACGGATGACCAACTCGAGCGTATGGCCGACGCCGGCATCGTCGCCTCCATGCAGCCGAACTTCCACCGCTGGGCGGACGAGGGCGGACTCTACGATCAGCGACTCGGCCGCGAGCGCCGGGAACGGTCGAATCCGCTCGGGCGCGTGCTCGAGGTCGGCGCACCCCTGGCGTTTGGCTCGGACGGGATGCCACTCGGCCCACTGCTTGGGGTCCATCACGCGGTCAACGCGCCGTCTGAAGACCAGCGCCTGTCGGTGACGGAAGCGCTGCGTGCGTACACCCGCGGCGCGGCCTACGCCGGGTTCGACGAGGACCGACTGGGGACGCTCGCAGTCGGCAAACGAGCCGATTTCGTCGTCCTCGAGGCGTCGCCGTGGGACCAGCCGGAGCGCATTGGGGAGATCGACGTGGCGCTGACGGCCGTCGACGGCGAGGTTGTGTTCGAGCGCGAGTAG
- a CDS encoding GIDE domain-containing protein, giving the protein MPGSLFVIIGLCAIAYGGLRLRPAYHVYRGDTDDVLSVERADGPVELEGTATPITSPSEGPLTGKPCLVYEYEVEELQSSGKNSSWNTVDEGAGGVPFRLEDETASIRVNPSAGEFALSTVDRIDVDGGEAEPDHVREFLEHHSDLESENTSLDLRVVEIATGNDRRYSERRLEPGGDVYVLGQSRYDVEARETMRDVSAVIEDGPETPVFVIGDSCQDGAARMLAKPAAIWLVGGLLAVVLGLALLL; this is encoded by the coding sequence ATGCCCGGCTCACTGTTCGTCATCATCGGTCTCTGTGCGATTGCCTACGGTGGACTCCGCCTTCGGCCTGCCTACCACGTCTACCGCGGCGACACTGACGACGTGCTCTCGGTCGAACGCGCCGACGGGCCGGTCGAACTCGAGGGGACCGCAACACCGATTACCAGTCCAAGCGAGGGTCCCCTGACCGGGAAGCCGTGTCTGGTCTACGAGTACGAAGTCGAAGAACTCCAATCGAGCGGGAAGAACTCCTCGTGGAACACCGTCGACGAGGGCGCTGGCGGGGTTCCGTTTCGACTCGAGGACGAGACCGCGAGCATCCGCGTCAACCCCTCTGCAGGCGAGTTCGCGCTCTCGACTGTCGACCGAATCGACGTCGACGGCGGGGAGGCCGAACCGGACCACGTTCGGGAGTTTCTCGAGCACCACTCCGATCTCGAGTCCGAGAACACGAGCCTCGACCTTCGCGTCGTCGAGATTGCAACCGGGAATGACCGCCGGTACTCCGAGCGCCGCCTCGAGCCGGGCGGAGACGTGTACGTGCTCGGCCAGTCGCGCTACGACGTCGAGGCACGCGAGACGATGCGCGACGTGAGCGCGGTTATCGAAGACGGACCGGAGACGCCGGTGTTCGTCATCGGAGATTCATGTCAAGACGGGGCTGCTCGAATGCTGGCGAAACCAGCTGCGATCTGGCTCGTTGGTGGGCTGCTTGCGGTCGTCCTCGGCCTTGCACTGTTGCTATAG
- the gfo6 gene encoding D-xylose 1-dehydrogenase Gfo6, with product MALEEAFTEFTRRDWESEPVDGTVQLAIVGTGGFARNRALPAIADGRYCSVTTLVTGSPDSAHTLAEEFDVEHVISYDAFRRGSHANSYDAAYIATPNGTHGEFAIAAAEHGAHVLCEKPLETTVERTREILEACADAGVTLMTAYRLQTEPAVRRTRELIREGTIGEVVQIQGGFSHPLLEYTSPDTWRLDPDLAGGGALVDLGVYPLNTIRFLLDCDPTGVYATTYSSGGPFAAVDEHVAFQLEFPTEVTASCTASFDAHAHSRLEIIGTDGIILIASPFGGVVPQEMVVESGDMRMEYTGPPVDEVCEEFDYFGYCVLTGTEPEPDGRDGLIDLYAIEAAYESAQTGRRVELALE from the coding sequence ATGGCACTCGAGGAGGCCTTTACTGAATTTACCCGGCGAGACTGGGAGTCAGAGCCAGTCGATGGCACAGTCCAGCTCGCCATCGTCGGAACGGGCGGGTTCGCTCGCAATCGGGCGCTGCCAGCGATTGCAGACGGTCGGTACTGCAGCGTCACGACGCTTGTCACCGGCTCTCCAGACAGCGCGCACACGCTCGCCGAGGAGTTCGACGTCGAGCATGTCATCAGCTACGACGCGTTTCGCCGTGGAAGCCACGCCAACTCCTACGACGCAGCCTACATCGCGACACCGAACGGAACCCACGGCGAGTTCGCTATCGCCGCCGCCGAACACGGGGCTCATGTGCTCTGTGAGAAACCACTCGAGACGACAGTCGAGCGCACGCGAGAGATTCTCGAGGCGTGTGCGGACGCTGGCGTAACGCTCATGACGGCCTACCGGCTCCAGACGGAGCCCGCGGTCCGGCGAACGCGTGAACTCATCCGCGAGGGCACCATCGGCGAGGTCGTCCAGATTCAGGGTGGGTTCTCACACCCGCTGCTCGAGTACACAAGTCCCGATACCTGGCGACTCGATCCGGACCTCGCCGGCGGCGGCGCGCTGGTCGACCTCGGCGTCTATCCGTTGAACACCATCCGCTTTCTGCTTGACTGTGACCCAACAGGCGTCTACGCGACGACATACTCGAGCGGCGGGCCCTTCGCAGCCGTCGACGAACACGTCGCGTTTCAACTCGAGTTTCCCACGGAGGTGACGGCCTCGTGTACGGCGAGTTTCGACGCCCACGCCCACAGCCGCCTCGAGATCATCGGCACCGACGGGATTATCCTGATCGCCTCGCCGTTTGGCGGCGTCGTCCCGCAGGAGATGGTCGTCGAGAGCGGCGACATGCGTATGGAGTACACCGGCCCGCCGGTCGACGAAGTCTGTGAGGAGTTCGATTACTTCGGCTACTGCGTGCTGACGGGCACAGAACCCGAACCGGATGGTCGAGACGGGCTCATCGATCTGTACGCCATCGAAGCCGCCTACGAGTCCGCCCAGACGGGACGGCGCGTCGAACTGGCACTCGAGTGA
- the nadA gene encoding quinolinate synthase NadA: MVTMETAELDTDLSLFKYDNLEQLPSAYRDLEEAERTERIEAALAELGDDVVILGHNYQRREIVEHADFIGDSYQLSKEAANADAEYVIFGGVTFMAESADIITDDEQTVILPSMEASCPMAGMAEALQVDAAWAEITAAAPDETIIPITYMNSYADLKAFCASQDGLVCTSSNAHKAFEYAFEKGDKVLFLPDKHLGENTAYRMGLEEEIAKWDPWDPEGKDAEEVADSDIILWDGYCQVHERFRTDHIEQVRDEHDDAKVIVHPECRREVVEAADKAGSTATICETIENADPGDTWAIGTEIHLTNHLERWHPDVNVIPLCGDACMDCNAMRQIDPNYLTWVLEELVEGRERNVIEVAPEEKELAGLALERMLEI; encoded by the coding sequence ATGGTGACAATGGAAACTGCGGAACTCGACACCGATCTCAGTCTGTTCAAATACGACAACCTCGAGCAACTCCCGTCTGCGTACCGGGATCTCGAGGAGGCTGAGCGAACGGAGCGCATCGAGGCGGCGCTCGCCGAACTGGGTGACGACGTCGTTATCCTGGGACACAACTACCAGCGCCGGGAGATCGTCGAACACGCCGATTTCATCGGTGACTCCTATCAGCTCTCGAAGGAGGCGGCCAACGCGGACGCGGAGTACGTGATCTTCGGCGGCGTGACGTTCATGGCCGAAAGCGCGGACATCATCACCGACGACGAGCAGACGGTGATTCTGCCGAGTATGGAGGCGTCGTGTCCGATGGCCGGGATGGCCGAGGCCTTACAGGTCGACGCCGCGTGGGCCGAGATCACCGCCGCCGCGCCCGACGAGACCATCATCCCGATTACGTACATGAACTCCTACGCCGACCTGAAGGCGTTCTGTGCGAGCCAGGACGGTCTCGTCTGTACCTCCTCGAACGCGCACAAAGCGTTCGAGTACGCCTTCGAGAAGGGCGATAAAGTCCTCTTTTTGCCCGACAAACACCTCGGCGAGAACACCGCCTATCGGATGGGTCTCGAGGAGGAGATTGCGAAATGGGACCCCTGGGACCCCGAGGGCAAAGACGCCGAGGAGGTCGCAGACAGCGACATCATCCTCTGGGACGGCTACTGCCAGGTCCACGAACGGTTCCGGACGGATCACATCGAGCAGGTTCGCGACGAACACGACGACGCGAAGGTTATCGTCCACCCCGAATGTCGCCGCGAGGTCGTCGAAGCCGCCGACAAAGCGGGCTCGACGGCGACGATCTGCGAAACCATCGAAAACGCCGATCCGGGCGACACCTGGGCAATCGGCACCGAAATTCACCTCACGAACCACCTCGAGCGCTGGCACCCCGACGTGAACGTCATCCCGCTGTGTGGCGACGCCTGCATGGACTGTAACGCCATGCGCCAGATCGACCCGAACTACCTGACGTGGGTTCTCGAGGAGCTTGTGGAGGGCCGAGAACGCAACGTGATCGAAGTCGCCCCCGAGGAGAAAGAACTCGCCGGCCTCGCCTTAGAGCGCATGCTCGAGATCTAA
- a CDS encoding L-aspartate oxidase gives MTDTHPPETADVLVVGSGIAGCAAALAAAREGSEVVLLTKAERPDGASTDWAQGGISTTRGDPEALKEDILEASDGTADPDAVDVLVENADEAVEDVLLETLGIEFDGSDDADDDAFDYAREAAHSENRILHVDAATGTHILRPFLNYIDEHEQIEVRQDTAALELITHEGRVHGVLTDEQADGHPIYAGNTILATGGIGALYSRSTNPDDATGDGIAMAALAGAEVADLEYVQFHPTAYAGENPFLLSEALRGEGAVLRNAEGEQFMPDYHPDAELAPRDVVARAVASEREETGEVVLDVSSLEFEAEFPDLAENCRDRGIEGDEIPVAPCEHFLCGGINVDDRGQTSLDRLYAVGECARTGVHGANRLASTSLLEGLVWGLRAGTEVADADAEPQIVEAPDLRNSDPDLPERFAAEKSIRLKRTMDEYLGLERDPEEIARASGVLRRLKGEVDAYIRTRTARDLYELRNASVVALLIARAASENGESKGCHYVVTENEEQPAEQPAGD, from the coding sequence ATGACGGACACACACCCCCCCGAAACCGCGGACGTCCTCGTCGTTGGCAGCGGCATTGCGGGCTGTGCGGCCGCCCTCGCTGCGGCCCGCGAGGGGAGCGAGGTCGTTCTCCTCACGAAAGCCGAACGCCCCGACGGCGCGAGCACCGACTGGGCGCAGGGCGGCATCTCGACCACCCGCGGCGATCCCGAGGCGCTCAAAGAGGACATTCTCGAGGCCAGCGACGGGACCGCCGACCCCGACGCCGTCGACGTGCTCGTCGAGAACGCAGACGAGGCCGTCGAGGACGTGCTCCTCGAGACGCTGGGAATCGAGTTCGACGGCAGCGACGACGCCGACGATGACGCGTTCGACTACGCGCGCGAGGCTGCCCACTCCGAAAATCGCATTCTCCACGTCGACGCCGCGACGGGCACGCACATCTTGCGGCCGTTTTTGAACTACATCGACGAGCACGAACAGATCGAAGTGCGCCAGGATACGGCCGCCCTCGAACTCATTACCCATGAAGGGCGGGTCCACGGCGTTCTGACGGATGAACAAGCGGATGGCCATCCGATCTACGCCGGCAACACCATCCTCGCGACCGGCGGCATCGGCGCACTCTACAGCCGCTCGACCAACCCCGACGACGCGACCGGCGACGGCATCGCCATGGCCGCACTTGCCGGGGCCGAGGTCGCAGACCTCGAGTACGTGCAGTTCCATCCAACCGCCTATGCGGGTGAGAACCCGTTCTTGCTCTCGGAAGCTCTGCGCGGCGAGGGGGCCGTCCTTCGGAACGCCGAGGGCGAGCAATTCATGCCCGACTACCACCCCGACGCCGAACTCGCTCCGCGCGATGTCGTCGCCCGCGCGGTCGCAAGCGAGCGCGAGGAAACTGGTGAGGTCGTCCTGGACGTGAGTTCGCTCGAGTTCGAGGCTGAGTTCCCCGACCTTGCCGAGAACTGTCGCGACCGCGGAATCGAGGGCGACGAAATCCCAGTCGCACCCTGCGAGCACTTCCTGTGTGGCGGGATCAATGTCGACGACCGCGGGCAGACGAGTCTCGACCGCCTCTACGCCGTCGGCGAGTGCGCCCGAACCGGCGTCCACGGCGCAAACCGATTGGCGAGTACGAGCCTGCTCGAGGGACTCGTCTGGGGGCTGCGCGCAGGTACAGAGGTAGCCGACGCAGACGCTGAACCGCAGATCGTCGAAGCACCCGATCTCCGCAACAGCGACCCCGACCTCCCCGAGCGATTCGCCGCCGAGAAGTCGATCCGACTGAAGCGCACGATGGACGAGTATCTGGGCCTCGAGCGCGACCCCGAGGAAATCGCCCGCGCGAGTGGTGTGCTTCGGCGGCTCAAAGGTGAGGTCGACGCCTATATTCGAACGCGAACCGCTCGAGACCTCTACGAACTCCGGAATGCGAGCGTCGTCGCCTTGCTGATCGCGCGTGCGGCGAGCGAGAACGGCGAGTCGAAAGGGTGTCACTACGTCGTGACCGAAAACGAGGAGCAACCGGCCGAACAGCCGGCGGGCGACTAA
- the nadC gene encoding carboxylating nicotinate-nucleotide diphosphorylase gives MITDAQVERWLREDIGHHDVTNDVPGETTGRLVAKESGVVAGLEAATAVFDYLGVDVTDSLEDGTAIERGDELLRVEGAAREVLRGERVAVNLAGHASGIATRTRRVVDAARVESDDVRIAATRKTTPGLRGLEKRAVVAGGGDTHRLNLSQMVMVKDNHIAEMGLENAIAHFRERASFATKIDVEVESVVDAPRAAAAGADVVLLDNMTPAQTREAVEALASYEGVLAEASGGITLEGVAEYAATGVDVISMGSLTHSAPSLDLSFRTGE, from the coding sequence ATGATCACCGACGCACAGGTCGAACGCTGGCTCCGCGAGGATATCGGCCACCACGACGTGACGAACGACGTTCCCGGCGAGACCACGGGTCGTCTCGTCGCCAAAGAGTCCGGCGTCGTCGCCGGCCTCGAGGCAGCGACGGCCGTCTTCGATTATCTCGGCGTTGACGTCACCGACTCGCTCGAGGATGGTACCGCCATCGAACGCGGCGACGAACTGCTTCGCGTCGAGGGGGCCGCACGCGAGGTGTTGCGGGGCGAGCGCGTCGCCGTGAATCTCGCGGGCCACGCATCGGGAATCGCAACGCGAACGCGCCGTGTCGTCGACGCCGCTCGAGTCGAATCCGACGACGTGCGGATCGCTGCAACCCGCAAGACGACGCCCGGTCTGCGGGGCCTCGAGAAACGCGCCGTCGTCGCGGGCGGCGGCGACACACACCGACTGAATCTCTCCCAGATGGTGATGGTCAAAGACAACCACATCGCCGAGATGGGCCTCGAGAACGCAATCGCCCACTTCCGCGAGCGAGCCTCGTTCGCGACGAAAATCGATGTCGAGGTCGAGTCGGTTGTGGATGCGCCGCGAGCGGCTGCGGCGGGTGCGGACGTTGTGTTGCTCGATAATATGACGCCCGCGCAGACGCGCGAAGCCGTCGAAGCGCTCGCATCGTACGAGGGTGTACTGGCTGAAGCCAGCGGCGGCATCACGCTCGAGGGCGTGGCCGAGTACGCCGCGACCGGCGTCGACGTGATTTCGATGGGGTCGCTGACTCACTCCGCACCGTCGCTGGATCTGTCGTTTCGAACCGGCGAGTAG
- a CDS encoding RNA 2'-phosphotransferase, which translates to MTAPIRTCPAHGPFAVDGNEAADDAPGDGCPVCGNRGEQVLSGARRRQLSKFVSGALRHFPADAGIEVDGQGWTRVADLASAVERKYEWADKRHLEALIDTDPKGRFERTSGEGRGAADRVRAAYGHSIDVTLEATESPVPDTLYHGTAPRNLESIRAEGLQPMSRQQVHLSGTRRTARAVGERHTAEPVVLAVDAATMLADGYRIAKPGRETYTTDVVPPTYLSVPEC; encoded by the coding sequence ATGACGGCACCGATTCGTACCTGTCCAGCCCACGGGCCGTTCGCAGTCGATGGCAACGAGGCCGCGGATGACGCACCCGGCGATGGCTGCCCCGTCTGTGGCAACCGCGGCGAACAGGTGCTCTCCGGCGCGCGTCGACGCCAACTCTCGAAATTCGTCAGCGGCGCACTTCGACACTTTCCGGCTGATGCTGGCATTGAGGTTGACGGCCAAGGCTGGACGAGAGTTGCGGACCTCGCAAGCGCCGTCGAGCGGAAATACGAGTGGGCCGACAAACGCCATCTCGAGGCACTCATCGACACCGATCCGAAGGGGCGATTCGAGCGGACGAGCGGGGAGGGCCGCGGGGCGGCTGATCGCGTCCGAGCCGCCTACGGCCACTCAATCGACGTCACGCTCGAGGCGACCGAGAGCCCGGTGCCCGATACGCTCTATCACGGGACTGCGCCGCGGAATCTCGAGTCGATTCGCGCGGAGGGCCTGCAGCCGATGTCACGACAGCAGGTGCATCTCTCCGGTACTCGTCGGACTGCCCGCGCGGTCGGCGAGCGCCACACCGCTGAGCCAGTGGTTCTCGCCGTCGACGCGGCGACGATGCTCGCAGACGGCTATCGAATCGCAAAACCCGGCCGCGAGACCTACACGACCGATGTGGTGCCACCAACATATCTCTCCGTTCCAGAGTGCTAA
- a CDS encoding PAS domain-containing sensor histidine kinase, with product MSKQGDTTAQAFWGDDIDDSVALERYRTLVNTVDDGIYQLDAAGRFVAVNDIIVEMSGYTRDELLNEHVSLVLEDGDIGRISRKIAERVHSTERLAETFDIAVQTADGQNRYCELRVNLLIEDGTFQGTVGVVRDITDSKRTERTLEHREQDLERERDVINQVLETSPVGIVVLDADGEILRLNDRATDVLEIPAGEAEMYDPSSRPVYTESGDPIPADDHPFAQTLQTGEPVYDEVLQIELPDGTRRWLSVNAAPLFDESGEIDRVVTAGEDITHIKAREQELETELEEIFGRVSDAFYAVDDEFQFTHVNERAEELLQQSQDELIGKQLWDVFPSAAEIDDVWDAFQTALDDQEPTSYELYYETLDFWVEANLYPSETGISVYFRDVTERKAREQALESSERRYRTLAEYFPNGLVTLFDHDLEYTLAAGQGFDRIPVEPNDLEGQQFHDVWPDETAADLEPAFQAALEGEEKSVELEYAGREWVLHGVPITDERGEVFAGMTMAQDITQQKERERELEDAKTRLEAATEAGAVGTWEWHVQENRMEIGPSFAKTFGIDPGDTEGGVPLEWLLDAIHKADRDRVQRKIQEAVESGGEYEEEYRVWNAAGDLRWVVARGHVECDEAGNPTTFPGALTDITERKQAELELQQNKEQLQSLFEILPVGVIVADQDGGIVEVNDAAEDIWGGDVFDADSLEEYDKFPVTWAETGERVQRDEWTTARVLQGEEITEPRTFEIEAMDGEQRILSVKGMPIRDEYGAVTRAVLTLSDITERREYQRKLERTIDQLEASNERLEHFAYAASHDLQEPLRMVSSYLQLIEKRYSDTLDADGEEFLAFAIDGADRMRDMIDGLLQYSRIETQGDPFEPTDLEAVLDDVLADIQFKIEDTDADIRADDLPRVIGDAGQLRQLFQNLLQNAIEYSDDEPSRIHVSADRSGSMWTISVSDDGIGIDPANQDRIFEVFQRLHSRAEYDGTGIGLALCQRIVERHDGDIWVESEPGEGSTFSFTLPAAE from the coding sequence ATGAGCAAACAGGGGGATACGACGGCACAGGCGTTCTGGGGGGATGACATAGATGATTCTGTGGCGCTCGAGCGCTACCGAACGCTCGTAAACACCGTCGACGACGGCATTTACCAACTCGACGCCGCGGGTCGGTTCGTCGCAGTCAACGACATCATTGTCGAGATGAGCGGCTACACGCGCGACGAACTGCTCAACGAGCACGTTTCTCTCGTCCTCGAGGACGGCGATATCGGCCGTATCTCGCGCAAGATTGCCGAACGTGTCCACTCCACTGAACGACTGGCCGAAACATTCGACATTGCAGTACAAACTGCCGACGGCCAGAATCGATACTGCGAGTTGCGCGTGAATCTCTTGATCGAAGACGGGACGTTCCAGGGGACAGTTGGAGTCGTCCGCGACATCACTGACAGCAAACGAACCGAACGAACGCTCGAGCACCGAGAGCAGGACCTCGAGCGTGAACGCGACGTGATCAACCAGGTTCTCGAGACCAGCCCCGTCGGTATCGTGGTGCTCGATGCTGACGGCGAAATTTTGCGACTGAACGATCGGGCGACGGACGTTCTCGAGATACCTGCCGGCGAAGCCGAGATGTACGATCCGTCGAGTCGACCGGTCTACACCGAATCTGGTGACCCGATCCCGGCCGATGACCACCCCTTCGCACAGACGTTGCAGACTGGCGAACCAGTGTACGACGAGGTGCTCCAGATCGAACTGCCGGACGGTACCCGTCGCTGGCTTTCGGTTAACGCCGCACCGCTTTTCGATGAGAGCGGTGAGATCGACCGAGTCGTCACGGCCGGCGAGGACATCACTCATATCAAAGCCCGAGAGCAGGAACTCGAGACGGAACTCGAGGAAATCTTCGGTCGGGTTTCTGACGCGTTCTACGCGGTCGACGACGAGTTTCAATTCACGCACGTCAACGAACGCGCCGAAGAGCTTCTGCAACAGTCACAGGACGAACTGATCGGCAAACAACTCTGGGATGTCTTCCCATCGGCCGCCGAGATCGACGACGTTTGGGACGCCTTTCAGACGGCACTGGACGACCAGGAGCCGACCAGTTACGAACTCTACTACGAGACGCTCGATTTCTGGGTCGAGGCGAACCTGTACCCCTCCGAGACCGGTATCTCGGTCTACTTCCGCGACGTGACCGAACGCAAGGCACGTGAACAGGCACTCGAATCGTCCGAGCGCCGGTATCGAACGCTCGCGGAGTACTTCCCAAACGGGCTGGTAACGCTGTTCGATCACGACCTCGAGTACACGCTGGCGGCGGGACAGGGATTCGACCGTATCCCCGTCGAGCCGAACGACCTGGAAGGACAGCAGTTCCACGACGTCTGGCCGGACGAAACCGCTGCCGACCTCGAGCCCGCGTTCCAGGCGGCACTCGAGGGCGAAGAGAAATCGGTGGAACTCGAGTACGCCGGCCGAGAGTGGGTACTCCACGGAGTTCCGATCACCGACGAGCGCGGCGAGGTCTTCGCGGGGATGACGATGGCACAGGACATCACCCAGCAAAAAGAACGCGAGCGCGAGCTCGAGGACGCGAAGACGCGACTCGAGGCGGCGACGGAGGCGGGTGCAGTGGGCACGTGGGAGTGGCACGTTCAGGAAAACCGGATGGAAATCGGCCCGTCGTTCGCCAAGACGTTCGGGATCGATCCGGGCGACACAGAAGGTGGCGTTCCGCTCGAGTGGTTACTCGATGCGATCCACAAGGCAGACCGCGACCGCGTCCAGCGAAAAATCCAGGAGGCCGTCGAGTCGGGCGGGGAGTACGAAGAGGAGTACCGCGTCTGGAACGCAGCCGGCGACCTTCGCTGGGTCGTCGCACGCGGTCACGTCGAGTGTGATGAGGCAGGCAACCCGACGACGTTCCCCGGTGCGCTCACGGACATCACGGAACGAAAGCAAGCCGAACTAGAACTGCAACAGAACAAAGAACAGTTGCAGTCGCTGTTCGAAATCCTCCCCGTTGGCGTCATCGTCGCGGATCAGGACGGCGGAATCGTCGAGGTCAACGATGCAGCCGAGGACATTTGGGGCGGTGATGTCTTCGATGCTGACTCCCTCGAGGAGTACGACAAGTTCCCCGTCACATGGGCCGAGACGGGAGAGCGGGTCCAGCGCGACGAGTGGACGACCGCTCGCGTTCTCCAGGGCGAAGAGATAACAGAGCCACGAACCTTCGAAATCGAGGCCATGGACGGCGAGCAGCGGATTCTCAGTGTCAAAGGGATGCCGATCCGGGATGAGTACGGAGCGGTGACCCGTGCGGTACTCACCTTGAGTGACATCACCGAACGCCGCGAGTATCAACGGAAACTCGAGCGGACGATTGACCAACTCGAGGCATCGAACGAACGCCTTGAGCATTTCGCGTACGCGGCCAGTCACGATCTCCAGGAGCCGTTGCGGATGGTCTCGAGTTACCTCCAGTTGATCGAGAAGCGCTACAGTGACACGCTCGATGCGGACGGTGAGGAGTTTCTGGCGTTCGCTATCGATGGCGCAGATCGAATGCGCGATATGATCGACGGCCTGTTGCAGTATTCTCGCATCGAAACGCAGGGCGACCCGTTCGAACCGACCGATCTCGAGGCCGTCCTCGACGACGTGCTCGCAGATATCCAGTTCAAAATCGAGGACACCGATGCCGATATTCGTGCTGATGATCTGCCCCGTGTAATCGGCGATGCGGGCCAGTTGCGACAGCTGTTCCAGAACCTCCTGCAAAATGCAATCGAGTACAGCGATGACGAGCCATCGCGTATCCACGTTTCTGCCGACCGTTCCGGCTCGATGTGGACGATTTCGGTTAGCGACGATGGGATCGGCATCGATCCCGCGAATCAAGACCGTATCTTCGAAGTCTTCCAACGACTGCACAGTCGCGCGGAATACGACGGGACGGGAATCGGCCTCGCGCTCTGTCAGCGCATCGTCGAACGCCACGACGGGGACATCTGGGTCGAGTCGGAACCCGGCGAGGGATCGACGTTCTCGTTTACACTCCCAGCGGCCGAGTAA